One Leptolyngbya sp. SIO1E4 genomic window, ATCTTGAACCGTTCACGCCACGATGACGGGATTTGGCCCAACAGTTTCAGTGCCAGTTGGGGGGGGCGCGGTGCCTTTGCCACGATAGACCCGAAAGCTCCAGGGGAAGCGAAAAGGGCCAATGGCTAAATACAGCAGGGCCACATGGACGCCCCGTTTGCCGTTGTAGTGGCGCACTAGACCTTTAAGGTCCTTGTACTTCCCGGTCTTTTCTAAGCAAGTCAAATCCACCACGGCATAGACAATGGGCAACCGGCCCCGATGGGACTTCAAGTAACTGGCCATCAAACGTTTCAAGCTTTGTCGAGTAGCTCGAATCGCTTTGCCGGTGGGCCAACCATAGCGATTCAGAAAGCGACTCAATGCCGCTGCCGATTTCGTTTGACTTGGCTGAGGACGGGGACGTTGTGACGTCAGAAACAAGGCGAGTAAACACTGCAAAGTGGCCCGCATATGAGCGCTCGGCATCAAGTTTAGGAGACGATAAACTAAGGTTTGGGCGTGAGTTGCAACCATCATTAGACCGGTGGTGTACCACGCCTGTTTTCTCAGATAACCGCGAATTTGAGAACTACTGTCTCACTTGAGACTGGTGCAAGATCTGAGTTACTCCTACTTTCAATTCAATAGATACTGATTGAGCACATAGGATGAGTATCGATGGCAGTCTATTTTGCTAACTCGATGGATGTTAGACACTAATAATCCGCTTCAGTGTTTCCCAAGCCCTATCAGTTGCTAGATAGCTAGAAGCGTAGTTCCAGCTCAGAAGCTCTTCATCCAGGAAACAGTCATGCTTTTCAGCAACCTTATCTTCGACAATGGCGGCTAACTCAATAGGATCTGCCGGTCCCATTTTGACTAGGCCTTCTAGCTGTTTCATCAGTCTTTCGGGAGCAACATCGCGCACTAAGATAGCAATTCCGTCTATTCCTACATCTAGGCCTTGAGCGCGTAGTAACAGACACATGGTGTTCACGACCTGGCTTCCCATCCAACAAAACAGCAGTGTATGCTTGCCATCTCTTACTAAATAGTGGTTGTCTAAAGCCAGTCGCAAGAAGTTCTCTCGACCTTCTTGCAATAGGCCGAGAGCAGTCTTATCTAAAAATACTGGAACATCGTCGGAGCGGTAAATTCGAGACATCTCCTGGCGAATTTTGTCGTGGATGAATCCACTTTCGCCGCTGAACTTAGGTACCTTCCCTGCAACCGCCCGTGCGACATCCACCACTTTGCGTTCAGCATCCACCGACAACACCTTCCAGCGGCGACCGGCAAAGATCATGAACATCCCCTCGAATAGAGGAAAGATAATTGGTAAGGTGCCTAGCGTCTTGCCTCGGGTGACAATACGGTATTCCTCCGGCGTATTAAAGGCTGTGTAGAAGCTGTAATGGTTCACTAGCCGTTCACCTTTTAGCCCCAGAATCAAGACCCCATCATGGGTCTGCTGAATCAAATCTTTGGCTCCTAGCTGACGCAGCAGCTTGACGAACATTTCCTGGGATACCTGCCGAAAAGCCCCGGTCTGACAAAACACCTGATAGAGCTGAAGCGCGTTCACGCCCCCATACTGGGCAATCAGCGACAATAGCTGCTGAATCAGGGTCGATAGGTGTAATTTAGTCACTATTGGCGGCTCACACCAGCGCTCGAACACCATTAAGTTGACGATCGCAATGGTTTGCACCAGAGCCGGGTGCAGGGTATCTGACATCGACGTCGTCGATGTCACCTCTGGCTCAGTAATGTAAAACCGGATAATTGCGGGATCTCCCCCTTTGCGACCCGATCGCCCCAATCGTTGTCGGGTACTGGAAACCGAAAATGGCGGTCCCACTTGGGCGATCGACTTG contains:
- a CDS encoding DEAD/DEAH box helicase, with product MTTLPPSNSSGQEQTSSGFQRLHPGVQKWIWQQKWPSLRPIQEQAILPILTGETDVIISAATAGGKTEAAFLPIFSRLMEETGGGVGALCVSPLKALINDQFRRLSEIGELLEIAVTPWHGDIDAGRKKRLLKQPSGILIITPESLEALFVRHGPDMTAVFQGLNYLVIDELHAFIGSERGKQLQSLMHRVEQVIRRRVPRIGLSATIGDMELAAEFLRPGKADQVDLILSEEEGQELQIQVRGYRQVKPNLEKDLNLEDPEAESDEVGDSQDEMDIAAHLFRVLRGDTNLIFINSRAAVESYTDRLRRLSEQQRVPNEFLPHHGSLSKDIREEAEQALKGNNPTNVICTTTLEMGIDVGAVKSIAQVGPPFSVSSTRQRLGRSGRKGGDPAIIRFYITEPEVTSTTSMSDTLHPALVQTIAIVNLMVFERWCEPPIVTKLHLSTLIQQLLSLIAQYGGVNALQLYQVFCQTGAFRQVSQEMFVKLLRQLGAKDLIQQTHDGVLILGLKGERLVNHYSFYTAFNTPEEYRIVTRGKTLGTLPIIFPLFEGMFMIFAGRRWKVLSVDAERKVVDVARAVAGKVPKFSGESGFIHDKIRQEMSRIYRSDDVPVFLDKTALGLLQEGRENFLRLALDNHYLVRDGKHTLLFCWMGSQVVNTMCLLLRAQGLDVGIDGIAILVRDVAPERLMKQLEGLVKMGPADPIELAAIVEDKVAEKHDCFLDEELLSWNYASSYLATDRAWETLKRIISV